From one Anopheles bellator chromosome 1, idAnoBellAS_SP24_06.2, whole genome shotgun sequence genomic stretch:
- the LOC131213209 gene encoding deoxyribodipyrimidine photo-lyase yields the protein MKKSACPSSSSSVEPTVKKQKMDEDRPGPDQATPPEDAGSSKPADYVALFKAERNSTAPSVLDFDFIKKRVRVLSTAKVVDESKQAILYWMSRDVRVQDNWAFLYAQKLAFKNELPLFVCFNLVPKFLEATIRHFKFLLWGLEEVARECEKLNIQFVLLRGNAAENVPAFVKKHKIGCVVCDFSPLRVPMQWVDDVAKALPMEVPLCQVDAHNIVPVWVTSEKQEYAARTIRNKVNGHLAAYLTPFPPVIKHPHTSRFVAKPIDWPRVIESLEVDRSVDEVEWATPGYVAGVRMLQSFVEKRLSKFDGKRNDPTENALSQLSPWFHFGQLSVQRAILAVKSYGKRHTDGVAAFCEEAIVRRELSDNFCFYNKNYDNLRGANEWARKSLDDHRKDKRTYCYTRSELDSAKTHDDLWNAAQLQMVTEGKMHGFLRMYWAKKILEWTKTPEEALATAIYLNDRYNLDGRDPNGYVGCMWSIAGTHDMGRKERDIFGKIRYMNYDGCKRKFDVRAFVARYGGKVYQRK from the coding sequence ATGAAAAAATCTGCGTGTccgtcttcctcgtcgtcggtggagccAACCgtgaagaaacagaaaatggaTGAAGATCGTCCCGGCCCAGACCAGGCCACTCCGCCGGAGGACGCTGGTTCGTCAAAGCCCGCCGACTACGTAGCACTGTTCAAGGCCGAGCGGAACAGCACCGCGCCATCGGtgctcgatttcgatttcataaaaaaacgtGTGCGAGTCCTATCGACTGCCAAGGTGGTAGACGAAAGCAAGCAGGCTATCCTGTATTGGATGTCCCGGGACGTGCGGGTGCAAGATAATTGGGCCTTTCTGTACGCACAGAAACTTGCGTTTAAAAACGAACTGCCCTTGTTCGTTTGCTTCAACTTGGTGCCCAAATTCTTGGAAGCCACTATCCgtcatttcaaatttttactCTGGGGTCTGGAGGAAGTGGCCCGCGAGTGCGAGAAGCTAAACATCCAGTTTGTTCTGCTGCGCGGAAATGCGGCCGAGAACGTACCGGCCTTCGTGAAGAAACACAAAATCGGCTGCGTGGTGTGTGACTTTAGTCCGCTACGCGTTCCGATGCAATGGGTTGACGACGTAGCCAAAGCGCTCCCGATGGAGGTTCCACTGTGTCAGGTGGACGCACACAACATCGTGCCGGTTTGGGTGACTTCGGAGAAGCAAGAGTATGCGGCACGCACGATAAGAAATAAGGTGAACGGTCATTTAGCAGCCTACCTGACACCATTTCCACCGGTCATCAAGCATCCACACACGTCCCGATTCGTAGCCAAACCGATCGACTGGCCACGGGTGATCGAATCGCTGGAGGTAGACCGCTCGGTGGACGAAGTCGAGTGGGCCACTCCCGGATACGTCGCTGGTGTGCGGATGTTGCAAAGCTTCGTCGAGAAGCGCCTCAGCAAGTTCGATGGCAAGCGCAACGATCCGACGGAAAATGCCCTTTCGCAGCTTTCGCCCTGGTTCCACTTTGGGCAGCTGTCGGTGCAGCGAGCCATCCTGGCCGTCAAAAGCTACGGCAAGCGCCATACGGACGGTGTGGCCGCATTCTGCGAGGAAGCGATCGTGCGCCGCGAACTGTCCGACAACTTTTGCTTCTACAACAAAAACTACGACAATCTGCGCGGGGCAAACGAATGGGCCCGGAAGTCCCTGGACGACCACCGCAAGGATAAGCGCACCTACTGTTACACCCGAAGCGAGCTGGATTCGGCCAAAACGCACGACGACCTGTGGAACGCCGCCCAGCTGCAGATGGTGACGGAAGGCAAGATGCACGGGTTTTTGCGGATGTactgggcgaagaaaattctcGAGTGGACCAAAACACCCGAAGAAGCGCTCGCGACGGCCATCTATCTGAACGATCGGTACAATCTCGATGGGCGCGACCCGAACGGATACGTGGGCTGCATGTGGTCGATCGCCGGCACCCACGATATGGGGCGGAAGGAACGGGACATCTTCGGCAAGATTCGCTACATGAACTACGACGGCTGTAAGCGCAAGTTCGACGTGCGCGCGTTTGTCGCCCGCTATGGTGGCAAGGTTTACCAACGCAAATAG